The following are from one region of the Leptospira neocaledonica genome:
- a CDS encoding RNA polymerase sigma factor — MNLSKDKTLDLVTRCGEGDEAALKLFFESYSEDIYNFPMKIFHLSEDDAGDFFLYAFERLKTGARFSSFKGKSSFRTWFYSVLRNMLIDWQRTKRELKMTNLGKINKEGKEYATIEDEPDLRPDLVEEAQELTKHFHQVLGEIGVEKRVIFKLSYIYYLNLDEEEIQFLIEKTNLGVDEIKKKILGLRSELSKREEENIRMEDKITSLYLNILELKEKQTVTVKKAPLLPQEIDKTSQALKKKYEQRKKLLEKRKKGHFLARTPYREVADLLGITEGNVSVTLLRLIEKIQKKLKFSELSE; from the coding sequence ATGAATTTGTCAAAGGATAAAACCCTCGACCTAGTTACCCGTTGCGGGGAAGGAGACGAGGCCGCTCTCAAGTTGTTCTTCGAGTCCTATTCCGAAGATATTTACAATTTTCCGATGAAGATCTTTCACCTAAGTGAAGATGATGCCGGAGATTTCTTCTTATACGCGTTCGAAAGACTGAAAACCGGAGCTAGATTTTCCAGCTTCAAAGGTAAATCAAGTTTTAGAACATGGTTTTACTCAGTTCTACGTAATATGCTCATCGATTGGCAAAGAACCAAACGAGAGCTAAAGATGACCAACCTTGGAAAGATCAACAAGGAAGGAAAAGAATACGCCACTATTGAAGACGAGCCGGATCTTCGCCCAGATTTGGTGGAAGAGGCGCAAGAGCTTACCAAACATTTCCACCAAGTGTTGGGAGAGATAGGCGTAGAGAAGAGAGTAATTTTCAAACTTTCTTATATATACTACCTCAACCTAGACGAGGAAGAGATCCAATTCCTGATCGAAAAAACGAATCTGGGTGTAGACGAAATAAAAAAGAAAATTTTAGGCCTTCGCTCTGAACTTTCTAAGCGGGAAGAAGAGAATATTCGTATGGAAGACAAGATTACGTCTCTATATTTAAATATTCTGGAGCTGAAAGAAAAACAAACCGTAACTGTTAAGAAAGCCCCCTTACTCCCTCAAGAAATAGATAAAACTTCCCAAGCGTTAAAGAAGAAATACGAACAACGGAAAAAACTCTTAGAAAAGCGCAAAAAAGGCCATTTCTTAGCGAGGACTCCTTACAGAGAGGTTGCTGACCTTTTAGGGATAACCGAGGGAAATGTGAGCGTTACATTACTCAGATTGATCGAAAAAATACAAAAAAAACTCAAATTTTCCGAATTGTCTGAGTAG
- a CDS encoding M23 family metallopeptidase encodes MRRSLSLGIILAAFHLSTFAQNDKVINFLFPVKTDGIENKVTSVFGESRGDHFHNGMDIASTGEPVLAMAEGKILYSRFGEDDPFGEEFGTGNSVWLDHGNGTYSSYYHLKDGRLPGLLEERLVAGGEKIAYTGNTGHSSGAHLHFVLLKDFGKIIQDPMKVLPIVEDENPPVIGNLLIHQDEYKYSQVNDGDNINISKAFPVTVGIQDAGKKSGQRRGVSQIQVSLNGQLLKKASFSNLHYEKGEWKNSEGFPFADLYYKDQYLVGNLDFRNGENVIKVLAWDFRQNLTEKTFTFYVNRIR; translated from the coding sequence ATGAGACGTAGTTTATCCCTCGGAATTATCTTGGCCGCGTTCCATCTAAGCACCTTTGCGCAAAACGATAAAGTAATAAATTTTCTTTTCCCGGTGAAAACCGACGGAATCGAGAATAAGGTTACCTCCGTATTCGGAGAATCTCGGGGGGACCATTTTCATAACGGAATGGACATTGCATCTACGGGAGAACCTGTTTTGGCGATGGCAGAGGGCAAGATCCTCTATTCGCGGTTTGGCGAAGATGATCCTTTTGGGGAAGAATTCGGGACAGGCAACTCTGTTTGGCTCGATCACGGAAATGGGACCTATTCTTCCTATTACCATTTGAAAGACGGTCGGCTCCCGGGACTTTTAGAAGAACGTCTAGTCGCAGGCGGAGAAAAAATCGCCTATACCGGAAATACCGGACACTCAAGCGGTGCCCACCTACACTTTGTTTTACTGAAAGACTTTGGAAAGATCATCCAAGATCCTATGAAGGTTTTGCCTATCGTAGAAGATGAGAATCCTCCAGTGATCGGAAATCTACTTATTCATCAGGACGAATATAAATACAGCCAGGTGAATGATGGGGACAATATCAATATTTCTAAGGCCTTTCCCGTGACTGTCGGTATCCAAGATGCGGGAAAAAAATCGGGCCAAAGAAGAGGTGTTTCTCAGATCCAAGTTTCCTTGAATGGACAATTATTGAAGAAGGCCAGCTTTTCCAATCTACATTACGAAAAAGGAGAATGGAAAAACTCGGAAGGGTTCCCATTTGCAGACCTTTATTATAAGGACCAATATTTGGTAGGTAATCTGGATTTCCGAAATGGAGAGAATGTGATCAAGGTTCTTGCCTGGGACTTTCGTCAAAACCTTACCGAAAAAACTTTCACCTTCTACGTAAACCGCATCCGTTAA
- a CDS encoding histidine kinase dimerization/phosphoacceptor domain -containing protein: MFEVADIPGLPRKKYLLGIAIVVGLMSAGILGFENLIGNHTFRPGYTIAGITSILCCFLLYKSRYKEAVYLSSFLFALALGLGVVYGPGVKSAAVWFPVLVFFQLYFFNRKMAVLSMFYCLGLLFWKTGVPIGTSGNEIYTDSIASLCVLTLFAVLIGANMDKLILDKDVLLKELSHRVRNNMQVILEMVSFLKDSEHSMETRNVLQILERRILALSSVHAVSQDAEHIQSVSIGEVMEDYLNRIVSKYKALPNLDPVAKHYQLDVKEANLLLLVLGEIVSETSESVTNHVEDLKISFRNPTVKTLELQVEGASLVEGDWSRFSRDLLSHSGGNLKVDPSGAGRVSASLVTLRR, from the coding sequence ATGTTTGAAGTCGCAGATATCCCAGGTTTACCTCGCAAAAAATATCTTTTAGGGATCGCTATAGTCGTCGGTTTGATGTCTGCAGGGATATTGGGCTTCGAGAATTTAATCGGCAATCATACATTCAGACCCGGATATACTATTGCTGGGATCACTTCTATCCTTTGTTGTTTTTTACTTTATAAGTCCAGATATAAAGAAGCTGTCTATCTTTCTTCTTTTCTTTTCGCTTTAGCTTTGGGACTCGGGGTAGTTTATGGTCCCGGTGTTAAGAGCGCTGCAGTTTGGTTTCCGGTTTTAGTTTTTTTCCAGCTATACTTTTTCAATCGTAAGATGGCGGTCCTATCAATGTTTTATTGTTTAGGTCTTTTATTCTGGAAGACGGGTGTTCCGATCGGAACTAGTGGAAATGAGATCTATACTGATTCGATCGCATCTCTTTGTGTTCTTACGTTATTCGCTGTTTTAATAGGTGCGAATATGGACAAATTGATTTTGGATAAGGATGTTCTTTTAAAAGAGCTCTCTCACCGAGTCAGGAATAATATGCAAGTTATCTTAGAGATGGTTTCCTTTCTGAAAGATTCGGAACATTCTATGGAAACTAGGAACGTTTTGCAGATCTTAGAAAGAAGAATATTGGCTCTTTCTTCCGTTCATGCAGTCTCCCAAGATGCGGAACATATACAAAGTGTTTCTATCGGAGAAGTGATGGAAGATTATCTAAACCGTATCGTTTCCAAATATAAGGCTCTCCCCAATTTGGACCCCGTAGCAAAACATTATCAGCTGGATGTGAAAGAAGCAAACCTTCTTCTTTTAGTTTTAGGAGAGATCGTTTCCGAAACTTCTGAATCGGTTACGAATCATGTGGAAGATCTGAAAATTAGTTTTAGAAATCCTACTGTCAAAACTTTAGAATTACAAGTGGAAGGAGCAAGTTTAGTAGAAGGGGATTGGAGTCGTTTTTCTAGAGATTTGTTAAGCCATTCCGGTGGGAATTTAAAAGTGGATCCGAGCGGCGCTGGAAGAGTATCTGCTAGCTTAGTAACTTTAAGAAGATAG